Proteins found in one Gordonia sp. PDNC005 genomic segment:
- a CDS encoding TRIC cation channel family protein has translation MVGVVAFAASGALLAVRRNLDIVGIVFLAVTTALGGGVIRDLLIGNTPPVAFTDFRFLAAAAATGLVIFFWHPPAILQRWPLDVTDAVGLGLFVVTGTAVGYAWGVGAPAAALLGLTTGVGGGIIRDMLSGKVPAILRTDEPLYAIPAFIGAVLTTTLMHFDWYRPWIGLICAALITVGRLAALKYRWHGPRPHYVARRVDDTDGQ, from the coding sequence ATGGTCGGTGTGGTCGCATTCGCCGCCTCCGGTGCTTTGCTTGCAGTCCGACGGAACCTCGACATCGTCGGCATCGTGTTTCTCGCGGTCACCACGGCGTTGGGCGGCGGAGTGATCCGAGACCTGCTGATCGGCAACACGCCGCCGGTGGCCTTCACCGACTTCAGGTTCTTGGCGGCGGCCGCGGCGACCGGCTTGGTGATCTTCTTCTGGCATCCGCCCGCGATACTGCAGCGCTGGCCGCTCGACGTCACCGATGCCGTCGGGCTCGGACTGTTCGTGGTCACCGGCACCGCAGTCGGCTACGCGTGGGGAGTGGGTGCACCGGCCGCGGCGCTGCTCGGGCTCACGACGGGTGTGGGTGGCGGCATCATCCGCGACATGCTGTCCGGCAAAGTCCCCGCGATCCTGCGAACCGACGAGCCGCTCTACGCGATCCCGGCGTTCATCGGGGCCGTCCTCACCACGACGCTCATGCATTTCGACTGGTACCGGCCGTGGATCGGTCTCATCTGTGCAGCGCTGATCACCGTGGGGCGCCTGGCCGCGTTGAAGTACCGATGGCACGGTCCACGGCCTCACTACGTCGCTCGTCGAGTCGACGACACGGATGGTCAGTAG
- a CDS encoding glycosyltransferase family A protein — MSVTISAVVPMYNEVDGIGACLDALLGQTRELDEIIVVDNGSTDGSALAVEEYVERHPSIHLISEDRPGCYAARAAGYDAATGDVIARVDADTWAEPGWAATIESFFDDEENSQYSALTGPTTVHDGPPFAFIERQARKVPKGFENGGPIGAVHGLNHAITASAWARVRDTLTNRADVWEDMDLSLAMEEQGMKIFFSPTMFVATSTRTIQRSPWTNWHYVTGGIRTARARGNKHRERQMYLDLVFRLIVFTVMWLIFRPWDPERQKWRPARLVQRLPVEVADVTVERRRT; from the coding sequence GTGAGTGTGACTATCTCAGCTGTAGTACCGATGTACAACGAGGTCGACGGCATCGGAGCGTGTCTGGACGCACTACTCGGCCAGACTAGGGAACTCGACGAAATCATTGTCGTCGACAACGGGTCGACGGACGGTTCTGCGCTCGCCGTCGAAGAGTACGTTGAGCGGCATCCATCAATACACCTCATCTCTGAAGACCGGCCGGGATGTTATGCGGCGCGGGCAGCGGGTTATGACGCGGCGACCGGCGACGTCATAGCCCGGGTAGATGCCGACACCTGGGCTGAACCGGGTTGGGCCGCCACAATCGAATCATTCTTCGACGATGAGGAGAACTCGCAGTACTCAGCGCTCACCGGACCCACAACTGTGCACGACGGACCCCCGTTCGCATTCATCGAGAGACAGGCGCGGAAGGTTCCGAAAGGGTTCGAGAACGGTGGGCCGATCGGCGCGGTCCACGGCCTGAATCATGCGATCACCGCGTCCGCATGGGCACGAGTGCGCGACACCCTCACTAACCGAGCGGACGTGTGGGAGGACATGGACTTATCTCTTGCGATGGAGGAGCAAGGGATGAAGATCTTCTTCTCACCGACCATGTTCGTCGCCACCTCGACTCGTACGATTCAGCGTTCGCCGTGGACGAACTGGCACTACGTGACCGGTGGGATCCGTACGGCGCGGGCGCGGGGGAACAAGCATCGCGAACGGCAGATGTATCTGGATCTGGTGTTCCGCCTCATCGTCTTCACCGTGATGTGGCTGATATTTCGCCCGTGGGACCCCGAACGACAGAAATGGCGCCCGGCCCGGCTCGTCCAGCGGTTACCTGTCGAAGTCGCCGATGTGACTGTCGAACGTCGCCGAACCTGA
- a CDS encoding AIM24 family protein, with translation MTRVRSLSPGENQPLPTSTVVIQVRSASPVNTSALLLTGAGRVRSDADFVFYNQPSARGVQYRDEGPVDVVTIDTTAIEGAIETIAVTASLDGTGPTSFATAGVLQATLFDANRTPVADFVVPGLTSETAVVCLEVYRRGDVWKVRALGQGYDTGLAGLATAFGITVDDPDPVPQQPRVADPQPWPPTPAPTPPAPAAPVPNPAVARPSGAPMQSELFNPAHAEVQAHGIAKQGSKMCRVGMNGEIMARQGSMVAYQGNLHFEALGAGGIGRMMRQAMTGEGVPLMKVTGQGDLFLADNASEVHLIDLDGSDGLTINGANVLAFDSTLQYNVERMHGAGSMSNAGMFNCVFTGRGRIAITTNGTPVVLNVAGDTFADPQAAVAWSSSLRTSVKTNDSFGLGTLMGRSTGERFTLAFAGQGFVVVQPSEQPPGGMIGGTGQGQDAGVGGMLGGFLGR, from the coding sequence CTGACTCGCGTGAGATCTCTGTCCCCTGGCGAGAACCAGCCGCTGCCGACGTCGACGGTGGTCATTCAGGTTCGCAGCGCGTCTCCGGTGAACACGTCCGCACTGTTGCTGACCGGAGCAGGCAGGGTCCGATCCGACGCCGACTTCGTGTTCTACAACCAGCCCTCGGCGCGCGGTGTGCAGTACCGCGACGAAGGTCCGGTGGACGTCGTCACCATCGACACCACGGCCATCGAAGGCGCGATCGAGACGATCGCCGTCACCGCGAGCCTCGACGGCACAGGTCCCACCTCATTCGCCACGGCCGGCGTTCTGCAGGCGACCCTGTTCGACGCGAACCGCACCCCGGTGGCCGACTTCGTCGTCCCGGGACTCACCAGCGAGACCGCGGTCGTCTGCCTCGAGGTGTACCGACGCGGCGATGTGTGGAAAGTCAGGGCACTCGGTCAGGGCTACGACACCGGGCTCGCCGGTCTTGCGACCGCGTTCGGCATCACCGTCGACGACCCCGATCCTGTTCCGCAGCAGCCTCGGGTCGCCGACCCGCAGCCGTGGCCCCCGACGCCCGCTCCCACCCCACCCGCCCCTGCCGCGCCGGTCCCGAACCCGGCCGTCGCCCGTCCGTCTGGAGCCCCCATGCAAAGCGAACTGTTCAATCCCGCACACGCCGAGGTGCAGGCGCACGGCATCGCCAAGCAGGGCAGCAAGATGTGCCGGGTCGGCATGAACGGCGAGATCATGGCCCGCCAGGGGTCGATGGTTGCGTACCAGGGCAACCTGCACTTCGAGGCGCTCGGCGCAGGCGGCATCGGCCGAATGATGCGGCAGGCGATGACGGGCGAAGGTGTGCCTCTGATGAAGGTGACCGGGCAGGGCGACCTGTTCCTGGCCGACAACGCGAGTGAGGTCCATCTGATCGATTTGGACGGATCCGATGGTCTGACGATCAACGGCGCCAACGTCCTCGCATTCGACTCCACTCTCCAGTACAACGTGGAGCGCATGCACGGCGCCGGGTCGATGAGCAATGCGGGCATGTTCAACTGTGTCTTCACCGGACGCGGCCGCATCGCGATCACCACCAACGGCACGCCCGTCGTCTTGAACGTCGCCGGCGACACCTTCGCCGACCCGCAGGCTGCGGTCGCGTGGTCGTCGAGCCTGCGGACATCGGTGAAGACGAACGACAGCTTCGGCCTCGGCACCCTGATGGGCCGCAGCACCGGCGAGCGCTTCACGCTCGCCTTCGCAGGCCAGGGCTTTGTTGTCGTCCAGCCGTCCGAGCAGCCTCCGGGCGGCATGATCGGCGGCACCGGACAGGGTCAGGACGCGGGCGTCGGCGGCATGCTCGGCGGCTTCCTCGGGCGTTAG
- a CDS encoding glycosyltransferase family A protein: MPSETMRLSLVIPVYNEADVIGLCLDHVVAQTHPIDEVVVVDNNSTDGTRAVVEGYLGRLPLRIVDEKTQGVRSARTAGFDSSTGDVVGRIDADTRLDPQWTRRLRDFFMTNADVSGVMGATYPYDSPVDGPMRRSAVKLAKTSARRGDMKAPGLYGANCALRKNAWTAARQHLLDDDDLHEDLDLYYGVIESGGVVRFLPTLLAGQSARRFAASFGSNLRYLHAAFRTRGRHGDKKGVAVLCLTYFPNLINLIVMRALVAPFDPVSRQWSLRNLRRSRVSPVDLV; this comes from the coding sequence ATGCCTTCCGAGACTATGAGGCTCAGCCTTGTCATCCCCGTGTACAACGAAGCGGACGTGATCGGGCTGTGTCTGGATCACGTTGTCGCTCAAACACACCCGATCGACGAGGTGGTTGTCGTTGACAACAATTCCACCGACGGGACAAGGGCGGTCGTCGAGGGATATCTCGGACGACTTCCACTCCGGATCGTCGACGAGAAGACGCAAGGCGTCCGGTCGGCGCGCACGGCGGGATTCGACTCATCGACCGGGGACGTGGTCGGCCGGATCGACGCCGACACCCGCCTCGACCCCCAATGGACGCGTCGACTTCGCGACTTCTTCATGACGAACGCCGACGTGAGCGGGGTGATGGGTGCGACATACCCGTACGATTCGCCGGTCGACGGCCCGATGCGCCGGTCAGCGGTCAAGCTCGCGAAGACGTCCGCCCGCCGGGGGGACATGAAAGCTCCCGGCCTGTACGGAGCGAACTGCGCTCTGCGGAAGAACGCCTGGACAGCAGCACGGCAGCATCTGCTCGACGACGACGATCTCCACGAAGACCTCGACCTCTACTATGGCGTAATCGAATCGGGCGGAGTGGTCCGCTTCTTGCCGACCCTCCTGGCGGGGCAGTCCGCCCGTAGGTTCGCCGCAAGTTTCGGGTCGAATCTCCGCTATCTCCATGCGGCTTTCCGTACTCGAGGTCGGCACGGCGACAAGAAGGGCGTCGCGGTGCTTTGCCTGACGTACTTCCCGAACCTGATCAACCTGATCGTCATGAGGGCGCTGGTCGCGCCCTTCGACCCTGTCTCACGTCAGTGGAGCCTGCGCAACTTGCGTCGATCTCGAGTATCGCCGGTGGACCTAGTCTGA